CCAGCTTTCAACTGAAAACATAGCAGCAAAATTATCCGTTTAGTAGTATCTCTTCCAGGTAAATCCATTCAAATGTTTCACATCGAAAATCAGCAACCAGGAAAATCAGCAACCAGGTCGCCAAATCTGAAATAAGTCAACTGCAATTTGCATCATGAGATGACAATAAAGTCGAAAGGAATCAAAACGAATGCCATACGTGCGACCCATACAATAGCATGCCAGAGCCCTTGAAGAACTTGCAAATTCATCATAAATTTATTGAACATTGACATGAAATTAATATTGTATGATGCACTTCATTTGTTAGTGACTTTGTCTTATACGTACAGAAGGAAAAACttttttcttgttcatttttcttgtcTATGTGGCTGGCAAAGGCAAGGGAATGCTACAGTTTTCTCTTCTCATTTACACTGTTatgaaaatacagacacaaaaagacaagatGGTGTGCCGCCTCCAGTAATTCAAACCAGTCGAGTACAGCCATAAATTATCTGTTTCACTGGATATAGCACAGACGAATTGAGTGGAGATGAGGGGTGAGGATTCAACCGGATGCAATCCTGAATCAGGTAACAAATCCCTCTCCTATCCTATATCCACCGTTGTTAAGGGATTAAGGAAGTAATAATTAATCTCAATTAGAATAGATTTTCATTGGACTTCCCACCTGTGCTGTAAAAAACAGTCTGATGGTTAATTTTGAGGATTGTTGGTACCAAATCAATCCACGGACACTAATACGAATATCTCAGTTTAATCAGACGATTCCACCTTCTTATTTACAGTAatctgcagcacattttcaaaGTAACTTGTTCAGATCACATGCTGAAAAGCAAACGGCTCAGCCAGAGTTCAGATAATTAAAGCCCTTTCACTCTGATTTTTAGTCTGCTATTATTGATTCGCTGTGATTTGAGGGAGACCAGTGAGCCTTATTGCACTAGCTCGAACTGTTGAGCAGCATCACACTGCTGGcgagaaaaatgacacaaaactgCAAAGAGTTTTCGCTGTCATCTGCACGTTGCTTGAAACCTTTGATGCTCCAGCTCGTGAAAATGGTCAGACTCTGATTGTATGacttcaaatgtaaatgtttttcgTTGTTGTAAGCTCCTTACAAAACTTCCCTTTTTGCAGATTTGCGTCATTTTGTCCcggcagcagcatcaggagaGGATTACAGGCATGCCAGAAGGTTTTCTGTAGgtcattctttttttctgacatgaaCAGTAGCAAACAGGAAATCTTGGCCTTCTTAAAAATTGTGTTACACAACAGTAGTTAGGATACTAAGACAAGGGGTACAGTCAGTAAATTGGTCTCAGTAGCATCATGAGACAGGGACCTTGATCCAGAATCATGCAGTTAAAGTCTGTCGGAGGAGCATGTTTCACAACAAATCAAGCGGAGGTCAAACATGTCATTTGCATGAAATTACATTGGCAGATACTGTATACATAACACATACTGTTACATAGAAAAATGTTACATAAATACAACATATTGGGGGCAGCAGGGTCAGTGGGACGCTCAGTCTCCCTGACAGTCGCTGGTGTGCCTGTTGCATCAGAAATGTTCTCCAGTTAAACTCTGAACCGCACCCTtactctgacctctgacctctgacccctgtgGTGAAATTTCTCTGTTGGGTAAATGTAGAGAAAATCATTCCTTACCACCTTACAGCAATAGCTGCTTTTAAAGTCACAATGGCATGAGTCATTTGTACATCTATAAGCAAATGTCAACAAGGCAAagtccatctgctgaggaagatcatGTCAAACAATCAAAAGCTCAGATGAACCAAATGGAGACTGTTTCCATCAATCTCGactttttgactgtttttaaagtgaCTTCCCTTCTGATAGTACACGCACGTTTAATagtaactgtatttttatatatatttctaccaaaatatttattatttaatacaACATATTTACTACACTGTACGAACGCATTAAGAACACTGTATGAGCACATGTTTGTGAGCGCCCTGCAGAAAAGCTGACGTTAAAAAATAAAGGGTTTAACATATTTAGACTGGTCAGGAAGCTGTAATAGATACGTGAGTTGGAAGCTACTGCCATCATTTTATGTCCTTACACAACAACATAAACCAAACAAATACCTCAAACCTGCTCTCTGCCATTGGACCATCTTGAACATGAGGGCAAAATACATCATTTCCATCCACTGTATGTTAATAATTACATTCAAATCAGcaaaataaattaatatataattaaaacatttaaatatgcaATTGAAACACAGCCTGACCACAATAAATAATGTGAATTCCACTACAGTCAGAGGCTGAGATGGCAGGTCGTGCTACGCGGCTAAGCTCAGCTAGCAAACATTTAGCAAGTCGAGTTTAGTAGGTGTTAATTATTATCTATCGTGGTTAAATGGCGACAACAATGATTATCAAAATATCTTCTTAAATCTTCAAAAATTCTGTCATTTACAATTAATAGTTAAGGAAAGAAGTTAGCTAAAGCTCGCTAAGACTCGCTTGTTTTAACTTGATACAGCTCTCctgctcagttagctgtgcaaCAAATGGGGCATCAGGTTATTTAGCCTTTTGGCTAATTCTAGCTTGTTTACAGCAATGTTTATTCAGTGAACTTTCCCTGTTAAATAAACCAATGAAGTACAAATTACAACACCCGAATGGAGCAACTGTGgcttggtttttagctccactGAGTTTAGTTTGTAGTTCAGTGCAAATTCTGCACACTGTTTctatatgtacatttttatgGCATAATGTTTACGGCAGATGATAGAACATTTTTTACCAAATACAGCATTTTGCCTTTGAAAATACCATTGCATGCTGGTGCATTAAAATCACTGGATCCAAAGAGTGCAGACCAAACTATGAAAGCAGCCCCAGACAAAAAGGacacaaacatatttttggCCATTTAGTGTTTTTTCTGAACAATCTTCCTTTTTagcttctctctttttttatttccttgtcTTTTTCAGCCCTACGTCACATTCAGGAGCAAGACGCTCTCAGAAATACCATTTCATTgtgactttaaaaacaaactctAAATCTGAAATCTTACGGTCTTCAATCTTCCCACAGTTTATAAAGAAACACTTCTTctcaacactgtaaaaaaaaaaaacaggttcagtCTTGAGTGCAGCATGTCAGACCACTTGGCTGTGACAGAAAAATTATTATTGAACACCTTATCCACCAGATCATTTGTAATCCTGGAGGTCTACTTTACATCAGGGACAGCCAAAAATCCCCCAAAGGACCTAGTTAGCCgctgtttaaatatttaaactcTGAAGTGTATTTACATGTAGCAAAAAGCCACAGCTGTCATTGGCCGTCACAAAACTGTTCTGAGGTCGGGCCTGTGATGCACAGCGTTCACACTTCTCTTCCACTTGACACTGATCTAAACAGCTGGGAGCTGCTGGAGGgctaaagagagagacacaagcaCTAAAGTTACAGATTACAATGAAGTTAGTATTTGCATGAAGGCCGCATGGATCCTGGCAGACAGCAGATTCATTATCAACACTGACTAACGACTGTACAAGTCAGGAGGTGATTATCTTAAGACCGTACGTGGCTTCTGATGCAAGAGTCATGTACTGTTTCAGTTGAGATCAAAGGCAAACAGCCCAGATACTTAACAGAGGACTGCTGTTCAacctgaggaggaaacacaaacagagaataaaactctccaaataaatacaattataGTCTCTTTGACGATGATACGCCACTGCCTGCTGACGAGAAAACTTCCCGGGTCAGCGGCCACCTTAGGAAGTAAAGCTATTTCTTAAATGAGCATTTTCATGTGAAAGAAGAGACTGTGTAAACATACTTGGAGCTTCCCACTAACACCTGACTTCAGTGGAGAGAAGCTCCTGAATAAACCTCAATCTTACCTCTGGGAAATGAGTCCATCCAATACACATttttaactcacacacacacacacacacacacacacacacacacacacacacacacaggctgattAACAGGTGActctctgttttcacacactcatTGATTCATTAACATCTGGAGTTCCCCAAGGGAAACAGATCAGTAGTCTGTTTCAAGTGTTGTCAACATTTTTTGCATCGCCTAATTCTACCCTGAATGGACCAAAACAATTTGCTGATTTCTTTAGTCAGACTTGGAAGGACTTGAAATATTATTTGCATTTCAGTGGATGGCACAACACAAGTCGCGTTGTGCTTCTCTTTTTTGCATCTGGGAGTTCTTAAGTCAGAGCAGGCAGGAGTCTTTATTAAATCCTCTGAACTGACACAGGTGTATCTTATTCCTACGGTCCATTTTCTTCATCAATATCAAGCTTCTTTACTCCGTGTTGCCAGCCTCTAATCCTTCAAAGAGCAGCATCATACTGAAGAGCATTCGAGAAAGGCCCAGAAGGAATTTCACAGCCTCGTTTTCCACAGAATCAGCCTTTGAGACGACCAACAGGCATCTGCACGGGAACCTCTCCGTGCTCGATGCAGGGGGTCCTCAAGATATTTCACCGTGGGACCAAAAAGACCTGCGTCATGCTCCACCGCTGAGAGCAAAGCGCACACAGAGGGCCAATGCCGCCGAAGTGACCGAGCCGAATCCATCGTTGTTGGGGTTCATACTTGGCATGGAGGGTCTGGTCGCGGGCCAACTGGAGCTGGAGCCTTTTTGCCATCCATGCAGCCGAGGCAGGATGGAAACAATGGGCTGAAGAGGCGGCCAAGACCTTTCCGGAAGACGCTGTTGGAGAGGCTGTAGATGAGACAGTTGCAGAAGCTGTTGCTGATTGCCAACCATGTTGTGAGGAAGGACGCCACCTTGTGGTGATACAGCCCAGCGCTCTCCAGGAGGAAGTAGAGGATGTATGGCATCCATAGCACGTAGAAGACGCTGGTGATGCGGAACAGCACCATGGCATAGCGTTTGTCTGGGCAGCCCTCGCATCGCTCTCCCCGCTCGCCTTTATCGCCGTCCGTCTGCGAGCTGAAGCGGGCGTGCCGCTGGGTGATCTCCCTCGTGTGCTGCCTGCAGATCCTGAATATACTCCCATATGTGAAGCAGACGGTGAGCGCTGCTGGTGCATAGAGCAGCCCCACGATGAAGGTACTGAACCCTGGGTTGGTCTTCCAGGACTCTGCGCACCACTGAAATATGTCCCCATGGTAACCTGGCTTCCCCCAGCCAAAGAAGGATGGCAGGAAGATCAAAGCGGAGTAAACCCAGATGAGGACGATGCACACCCTCAGCCGGCATGGCGTTACCAGTGTGGCGTACGACAGCGGGCGAGTGATGGCGATGTAGCGGTCCACGCTGATGCACGCTAGTGAGGCCATGGAGACGCTCTTCAGCACAGAAACCATATAGCCAAAAGCCTTGCAGGTGAACTCCTCATTCAGGCCTCGGAGATAGTGGAGGAGGGACAGCGAGGGCACCAGGCAGCTGACGCCAACCAGCAGGTCGGCATAGGCCATAGTCTGGATGAAGTGGCTGGTGGTGTGGTGGTGCAGCAGTGGCGCGCAGTGGAAGACAAAGATCACCACCAGGTTGCCGGCGATGATGAgcacagtgaggaagaggatgacgaCCACCTCCAGCACACAGGTATCCAGGCTGTGGGAGTAACCCACGGCGCCCAGCAGGCAGAATGGGGGAGAACCGCTTTGGTTGACATCGGAGGAAGAGTTCATGTTTGGACtggaggggggaggaaggaggaggtggcggTTTCAGCTCAACGCAGCCGTCATTCTGTCATCCAAGTCTCTTTTTTAATCCTGAAGTTGCCCGTCCTGTCTCCAGAAACAAAGCGTGTCTCTTGTTCTCCTTAAATCAGCATCTTTTCTCCCTCAGCAGACAGGGAGCCTGTCCTTAAAGTAGCAGTAATCCATCGGTGTATGCAAAACGCAGACAGGcactgccgctgctgctgctgggtgcaaaatatgtgcatgtgtgcaaccTCGAGAGGCAAAGAAGAATCCCCAACGTAGAACAAGAGATGCCAGTCTGATGCTGCAGTGCAAACCGTCCTCCCCTTGCAGCTGTTTATCATATCCCTCCCCCTCGACTGCAAATCCTGAGGTAAGCACTCTGCTCTAGCACACAGCCACCGAAAAATCCAGGCATCCACTTCTGCTGTTTGAGTGCCAGCGAAGGAGAAGGGAAGGAACACACACCACCGAAATTCCCGGCAGCTCCAACGTTAACACTCCTCCatgctgacagtgacagctgtcagcAAACGAAAGCTAGAGAGTCCTAACAAGCAGAGTCGGATGTGGAAGTGGCAGCCTCGTCCACGGTCCGTTGACAGGGgatgaacacacgcacacagcgtCTTAAGCAGGAGGAGTCCTGAAGACAGACGAGGGCAGGCAGGCGAACATCCAGAGGTGATGGATAGTGTCACCAGGATCTCCTCGCTGTGAATCTTCGAGCGAGGCTCAGGGACAGACGGCTgatttcaagtgtgtgtgtgtgtgtgtgtgtgtgtgtgtgagacagagagagagagagggagtggataaagtgagagggtgtgtgtgcatgaatgtttgtgtgtgtgtgtatgagagagagagagatcagggAGGCAGCCAGTAAactgcctctcctctctgctgtagTGGCAGTAGTGATGATGCAgcgctgccactgctgcttccctctcctccccctgctcGCTTgctcactgtctctctttctttctctctctctctctctctctctctcacacacacacacacacacacacacacacacacacactgctgatccCTCCCCTACTCTCTTTTCTTACACAGACATTTTCCTCCCTTCCCTGTCTCCTCACTCTTTCTTGTCCAGCCTTTGcccccttttttctttcacacactcattctgaCTCTCCTactctttctcctccacatctctctcacattttccttttcttctttctttctctttttccccaCTGTTATTTCCACTGTACAACACCATTAACTTCTGGAttttgataaagacagattacCTGACACTAAACTCCTTAGAATCACATCTGAATTTTATGTAGTGTAGCTGCTAGGAaagatttttttccttgttgGTGCCTCAGTGGCTGTAGTTAAGGTTCCCTGTATTGATGCCATGGTCCAGGGTCACAGCAGGAATCACAGCTAATGCCAAAGCATGTTCTGTAATACAGTTTCTGTGAAGTGGTGACGGCTGGGAATCTCATACCGTGGCTCTGCGCTCAGAAGCGCTCAGAAGATGACATCCTGTATCATTTACACCAATGGCTGGTCATCAAGAGCAATGTACTGGGTAAGAGGACATTTTGTCTCGCTTCTCCAGCATTTGCAGCCAGCATATGCAACCTTCTTGAGTTGTGTGTAGTGTTGGTTCTTCAGTTCACCCCTCCACTTGGCAATTTAGCACAGCATAATTTGCAGCCTGCTCTACTTTTGTCATCATCGTTCTTCCTAAAATACCTGCAAACTGCTGACATtgctcctcctccgcctccctgCTCAGCTGACAAGAGGTTAATGCCATGTTGTATCAGTGCAGGATACTGGTATCAGTATTTGTGCATAACCAGTAGCTGCATCTTGGAGAAATTCCAGCATAAAAATTGAATAGGAGTGTGTCGAGACACAACAAGGCAATTCTTATCCTTCAGATCAATGACATATAGAGAGCAGGTTTGTACCCCACCAAAAATGACTAGAGGGGCCATTTCCAGAGAGATTTTACAACTTAATCAATGAATGGCTTCCCGACATTCCAAAGAATGACATTATAAAAAATGTCCTTTGTCGTTTTTGTCTACCTACCACACTGATAAAAAATCACTTGGAAGCTTGTCTGTATTCTCACCATTTCGCAGATTTCTACCACATTTTTGCAACATGATCCCGCACTGGCTTCCCACGCAGGGATCTCTGTGGCAGTGGATGGAAATTCAACCCCCTTTGGAGACTGGATGAGATGGAGGGCCTGCTACATGAGATTAATCATAAATGACTCCctttaaacattttgaaaaccATCATTCATGAAGAACTGGGCCATGTTGAGATGTAACTGCTGTTGCCggggttttttttggcttgATTGTGTCTTATTTATGTTGCTGTGGATGTTCATGTATATAtcattgacatttttcttttttgtgtatCTAATTTTAGCCCTGTATCTAAAAAGGGAGGTTAACATAACACATTTATGTTTCAACTGAAGGCATGTGAAACGGTTTGGCTTGTATTGGCTTGTATAGACACTGTATGCTGTTGTTCAGTGTCGGTTTTTATATacatttctctatttttttcACCCACCATACTGTagttaaatgtctgtttttaccttatttattttcctgagAATTGTTCCTGGAGCTGCATGTAAGTACACTGACGAAATACCTcatatgtgtacacatactCGCCCAATAAAGCTGTTGAAAGTATGATTGTGCTGTATAAGGATTAGGTAAGCAGTCTCTTGTTGTGGATGTACATCAGAGCCACATTTGGTTTGTTAATTAATTCATTGCGGTGTGACTTCACATCTCTGCTGTATTTCCTCTAatccttttcttccctctctatGTTACTCAGATTTTTCATCACTGTTACTGTAACTGTACGTACCCCCCATGTCTCTGTATCCCTCCATCCCCATCTCCATGGACCCTGTTACTGCTCCTTGAAGGAAGCCCCTCCCCACTCCTTATCTGTTAGCCAATAAGCGGTAGGCAGGTTCCCGGCTCCACAGAGGCTGTTCGTGCCCACCCACgtgcttacacacacaccctccccgGCAGGCTTCCCTCACATATGTAGTGTACCCGTGCAAATGCAATGacacgccaacacacacatgtgttCAGAGACGCAGCGGGAGATGTTCATACACATCTATAATCTTTTTATTTGGACAGGAGAATCCCTGCAGTGTCCaatgaaaggagagagggacGAAAAGATGGAAGGAAGATCAAGGATGGAAGGAAAAGGAACACTGAGCTGCTAAAGgtgtgacagagaggacaagCTAATGAtgtgcatgtcatttctgttatCTAGATCTGAagcagtccacacacacagagagagagagagagagagagagagagagagagagagagagagagagagagagagagagagagaacaagatcAGCCAGAAGCCACCTGCAGCAACTGTCAGGGTGAAACAAACCACCAGAGCAGGGCCAAGACTATGGAGTAATAGATAAAGCtattaaagggtcagttcaacAGCAAAGTATCTTTCCAAAATCAGTGTCCTACTGCAGACAATCCAGCAGTCAAGATAGAAAGTAAAAAACCTCTGAGTGCCACTTTTCCCCAGTCACACTTTTGGAAATCATCAGATGTGCATCCCAAGCAGGTGAATATTTGGACACTAGTGAACTACAACATGGAAGTGACCTGCATGGCTGCATAGAGTGTGTTTTAGGGCGGAACAATATGCATACCACATTGTGATTATTTTTAACAGATATTGCAATTTGAGTCATTATTTTAGTGGGCATGGTCATTTTTGCATTCTCACTGAAAAGATGTGAAGAGGATGTGACTTGCTGGGGTCTGTAGCAAACAATGAATTCTTGTTTCAGTATTGAATGATTTGAAGGCCAGAGCATCAGTGTAGCAACACAATGCTTCATTTGTGATGGTGTGTTGTTTTACCTTTATCAAAACCTTGCAGCTCCTGCAGTTTGGATATTGGCCATGTGACAGTTTCAATAATATTTCAATTAACTGTTCAGCACAAGCATTTTTACATAAAACCATTACAATcttgtatatatatttcttttatttaatatattctgtctctctctctctctctctctctctctcttctgcagaAGTCGAAACGCTtgggctattttttttttttgttttgtttttttatgagaacataaaataaaataccaaaacaataaataaagcACCGGGTTCTGTAACAGCATGCGTCATTACCCCACTGTGTTGTCTGCTGATTCGCCACATCAAACCAAAGCATCTCCTGTGATATGTGGTTCAGAGGGAACCGGAGGGGTCACTGCAAGAACATCTTTCCCTTCCAGGCCAACAGTTGGTGGGGAACACAGACACCATTCAGACATTACGCGTCTGTTTTTGCCTTTACTTTCCAGGTCAGGGGTCAGATGTGTCACTTCTGCCCAATTTATGAGGCCGAACATTGAGGCGATTCAACAAGCAGTCTTGTAAGACACGTTAACACGAACAGAGCCATCAACACCTCCATCATGTTACCCAGTCAACGCATCGCTCTGAGTaaacagcaggcaggcagcaggcagAATGGCGGGGAAAGCCACCTTGTGACCCAGTTTTTGTAAAGGAGAGCTTGTGATGCAGGGTTCAAGTCCCAGCAGGCAAGTTCTGAAAATCACAACAGTTGTTGCAGAGCCCTGAAGCGAagtctgtttcagtctgaaGACCTGATGCTGCAGCAAAAGAGCTGAAAGGGCTCATAGTGAGGGAATCTTCTTTAACATCAAGGATGACCATGTTAAGAGTAGACTTTATGAGTAAGAGATATGAAAGACAAATTAGTGACAGTCACAACTGAAAAGGCTTCATAGGTTGAGAATCACCTCAATGTAGCCACTGTCACTTTTACCCAGAGTTTACCTTTCAAGGCTTTTTGACCAACACTAGATATAAATTTAGCACCAATGCTAATGAATCCCTTATCAATTCTTTTAGTAGAGAGCAATGGAAAACACAGAGGGTACAGACCATTTCCCTTATCTGATCACTCTACCGCCATGAAGGCTTCAATCCCTTCTTTTATTTAGATTtctaaatatattgtcttcaTCATATACTTTTTCTgcagcaacaaaacaataaacatgcAACATGTGAAATGgacaaataacagaaacaaCTCATGATGTGTTTTAGGTTACGTTTCTGATTCACAGTGGATCTTTAGGTCTGAGTGAGACTTGCTTTTACATTGATTAGAaaggggggtttttttgttccTGATCTGTTACTTGACTTTTTAAATGGTATCACAAATAACATCATATTCAGGGAGAAGTCTTTCAGCAAAGAACACATTCTATTACTCTGTCctgattttcagtcagtcaCATGCGAGGCTGAAACACTCTGTGCATCTGGTCAAAATATAGTTAGCCGCGAGGAATATTTCCATAATATACACTCTGTCTAAAACCTGACACAAACAATAAACCATTTCTAGATTATGAACATTACAAAGCATCCAATCAGACCCCAGATTGTGGAATAATGAATTTAAAAACAGAATATCAACAAAAGTAGATGCAAATGAGGCAATTAAAAACAAGCATGTGTCTGCCAGTGAAGGTGGTGCGTGTGCATTCAGTGTCTGGGCAGTGAAGTGCAATTACATACTGTCCAATCAcaatacatacagaaacataCAGAGTGCAGACGTAACATTAATCAGCATATCAAGTCTTCCTCTGTTAACATATATATAGAATTATTTTTACTACTAATCACCTTtgacacaaaaatgcatttcaggaTGAATTATCTAtaaattgtgtctttttttccagctgtaGCTCTTATAAGTAATTGATTGGAACTATTCTCAGCAGAGGCTCAATATTAAAGACCTGGAACAGGACTGGGACATCCCTAGAGTAGACACCTTAAAAGGTTTTAAACCGTCCTTTTCCCCAATCCATATGAAAACATGGAAACTTACATAATTAAAACCttgccaaaataaaacatctcaaTCATACCCAACACATTGATTTACTGTAGAACAGAAGTAAAATTACCAAACCCAACTTTGTCTGGAGGTCGCCAGAGATGATTAGCCAATTAAAAGAGAGTATTTTAAGTGGTTACCATAAAAACAAACCTTTGACAGTAtcagaaaacatgaaggaacAGCTGGactgttttgttcttttgtgtgtgtatctgtatcaaagagctgtcagtgacagcagcagagctggagcgTCTCTTTCATTCACAGAATTGTCCCTTTAAAGGAAAATGTCATTTGCCTTATACAGTCTGAAATCACGAGGGACAGCTGTGTCAATGTTCAGAGCAGGAATGGCAAAACATACTGGCTATTGGTCAATTTTATTCTACATTCCACAACCCAACAGGTTCATATATAATTCATGCACTCATACATTATTCACGCTGTCATAAATTCACGCTGCCCTATTTTCTGCCagctcctgttttttttttccagagaaacGCTGTGACCTGCAAGAGCTCCTGTCCAAATTGAATTAACTTCAGGCGCATGGTTCATTAAGGGAGGGCCAGCCTGGTGCCACGGGCCATTAGCTTTTACAGGGTGAGTCTGCACTGCCAATATTGTGTCCTCGCTGTCAacagacgcacaaacacaggcCACGGACGCACAACACACCATAACTGGAGGATGCAGCCTATTAGTGtcagaacacagagacaacgtCACATTGACAGATGACGCTGCAGCAGGGcagggcgggggggggggggggggggggtcgcgAAATCACATTCGTCTGTTTTCCAAATCTCTTCCTGTATCTCTCTGTCCGCCTTGAAATCCTGAGGCACAGGATCTTCAGTTTCAGATGTGCTGTGCTTTGGGTTTGGCCAAATGTTTGCACAGTGGTTGCTTTGCTGAAGCTAGAACAAGCACCTGTGTAACAGCTATGACATGAATCTACTCTGAAGTTTCACCGGCACTGTTCACATGTCGTCCCACAGAACAGCGAcgctacaaacatatgatgatcatACTCAATATGATGCACTGCTCTAGATTAAActaccagctgcagcagattcGTCTTACCTTCCTTTCATCCACCACGGCTTGCTTCTGATTGTTAATTCCAATTATTGTTTCGGTATTGATTGATGTAGTTGTTACCTTCAGCCTGCTATTGGCCTGTTTGTGCAGCTTAAGTGAACAAAGAGGCAAACGCCAGGCACAGCCAGAGCACAGGTCACCATTGATCtttaacaggaaacagaacatgaaGCAGCAGTAAATAAATCTTCTCCAGGGTTTCTGGAAGTTGCATAAGACACTTCTAGGCAGTTTTATggcagttaaaaaaaaggaaaatcggATCAATCTCCTATTTCAAAAAGCTCAGAAATGATAGTGACTGGGGACAATCTAATTTGTTTGTCAGACACCAGAAGAGCCAAGAGCCAAAAAGTCATGGCTCATTAGTAAACTCATCTGCTAACCAGAGCAACAGGCCAGTAAGAGTGTATCAGAACTGAGATGGAAGTCGCTTATTTGACCAATTAGTGAAAATAAAATTCTTTTT
This Chaetodon auriga isolate fChaAug3 chromosome 5, fChaAug3.hap1, whole genome shotgun sequence DNA region includes the following protein-coding sequences:
- the LOC143321398 gene encoding putative G-protein coupled receptor 21 — its product is MNSSSDVNQSGSPPFCLLGAVGYSHSLDTCVLEVVVILFLTVLIIAGNLVVIFVFHCAPLLHHHTTSHFIQTMAYADLLVGVSCLVPSLSLLHYLRGLNEEFTCKAFGYMVSVLKSVSMASLACISVDRYIAITRPLSYATLVTPCRLRVCIVLIWVYSALIFLPSFFGWGKPGYHGDIFQWCAESWKTNPGFSTFIVGLLYAPAALTVCFTYGSIFRICRQHTREITQRHARFSSQTDGDKGERGERCEGCPDKRYAMVLFRITSVFYVLWMPYILYFLLESAGLYHHKVASFLTTWLAISNSFCNCLIYSLSNSVFRKGLGRLFSPLFPSCLGCMDGKKAPAPVGPRPDPPCQV